A genomic window from Ideonella sp. WA131b includes:
- a CDS encoding BrnA antitoxin family protein: protein MTTSKPFSAAEIAAARKAATTESSLESPKVDWSKGAVTSGGGVASTLAGMRRTRGLNKRPVKEQVAIRLDPDVVGALRASGPGWQTRVNTALKEWLASQPSKRKARPPGAV from the coding sequence ATGACTACTTCCAAGCCCTTTAGTGCAGCAGAGATTGCCGCTGCCCGAAAAGCCGCGACGACTGAATCATCTTTGGAATCTCCGAAGGTCGACTGGAGCAAGGGTGCAGTCACGTCAGGCGGAGGGGTCGCCTCCACTCTGGCTGGAATGCGCCGCACCCGCGGACTAAACAAGCGACCCGTGAAAGAGCAGGTTGCGATCCGACTCGATCCAGATGTAGTCGGTGCTCTCAGGGCAAGTGGGCCTGGTTGGCAAACCCGCGTCAATACAGCGCTGAAAGAATGGCTGGCTTCACAGCCTTCTAAACGCAAGGCACGTCCGCCAGGTGCGGTCTAA
- a CDS encoding BrnT family toxin, with translation MITWDEPKRRTNLQKHKIDLADLEPVFDYPMVTVEDSRETYGELRLQSLGMWMGRVVFLVWTPRGDDTAHLISCRYAERQEADDYFQAL, from the coding sequence ATGATCACCTGGGACGAGCCAAAACGTCGAACCAACCTCCAGAAGCACAAGATCGATCTTGCCGATCTGGAACCTGTTTTCGACTACCCGATGGTCACGGTGGAAGACTCTCGAGAGACCTACGGTGAACTGAGACTGCAAAGCCTCGGAATGTGGATGGGTCGAGTCGTCTTCTTGGTCTGGACTCCGCGAGGTGACGACACCGCGCATCTGATCTCATGCCGCTATGCCGAACGTCAAGAAGCCGATGACTACTTCCAAGCCCTTTAG